In Conger conger chromosome 12, fConCon1.1, whole genome shotgun sequence, one DNA window encodes the following:
- the LOC133141547 gene encoding homeobox protein goosecoid-2, which yields MEERGRTERRKFSFSIEDILGRCPQTGRVREEAGEGSYALMELAKDEVPLEGLPPVTPTDTLDPPCLCCCYCLRCGDPLKPEVAPPPASAGRYLWCSRLFPDSPGPGDTQGSHGEEFLFNQIQRRTRRHRTIFTEEQLHALEELFLQNQYPDVTAREQLALRTHLREERVEVWFKNRRAKWRRQKRIGLGVGDLGWKVLENTE from the exons ATGGAAGAAAGGGGTcggacagagaggaggaagtTCTCCTTCAGCATTGAAGACATCCTGGGCAGGTGCCCCCAAACcggcagggtgagagaggaggctGGGGAGGGCTCTTATGCGCTCATGGAGCTGGCCAAAGATGAGGTGCCCCTGGAGGGTCTCCCACCTGTGACCCCGACGGACACCCTGGACCCgccctgtctgtgctgctgctactgcttgCGTTGTGGGGACCCCCTCAAGCCTGAGGTAGCACCTCCACCAGCCTCAG CTGGTCGGTATTTGTGGTGCAGTAGACTGTTCCCGGATTCGCCTGGGCCGGGGGACACTCAGGGCAGCCACGGCGAAGAATTCCTTTTCAACCAGATCCAGAGGCGCACCAGACGTCACCGCACCATCTTCACGGAGGAGCAGCTGCACGCGCTCGAGGAGCTGTTCCTCCAGAACCAGTATCCCGATGTCACAGCCCGAGAGCAGCTGGCGCTCCGTACCCATCTGCGTGAGGAGAGAGTGGAG GTGTGGTTTAAGAACCGCAGGGCCAAGTGGAGACGACAGAAGAGAATTGGACTTGGCGTGGGAGATTTGGGATGGAAAGTTCTGGAGAATACAGAATGA